In Campylobacterota bacterium, the sequence CATTCGAAGAAATTCGTTAAGCCCTCTTCTTATACCGGCATGCAGCCGGTATAAACTTCTCCCTCTCTACTCGTCAAACCTTTTTAATCAACAATGATCAATCCATCCAACGTCTGGGATCGTACCCGTCAGTAGGACGTTTGACTTCGGCTTTGTTCAATTGCTTTATCATCGTAACAACATCGGCTCCGTCTACAAAACTTTTCTCATTCGAACCGTTCTGATACCTAACGAATCCATGCCGCTCATAA encodes:
- a CDS encoding GNAT family N-acetyltransferase, which codes for MIAVLPEFRGRGIGSEMMSQLLIEAGALYERISVSVVSDSPAIRFYERHGFVRYQNGSNEKSFVDGADVVTMIKQLNKAEVKRPTDGYDPRRWMD